A single Macaca mulatta isolate MMU2019108-1 chromosome 11, T2T-MMU8v2.0, whole genome shotgun sequence DNA region contains:
- the LOC107001004 gene encoding uncharacterized protein LOC107001004 has translation MTLEAPWLALSLAPPPSAPRCTPSTPPTPEGFQNFYKRTSIRPQLRPAPPPFPLRPRRGPAGQPGRAVGSEGQGRQRQRATEEGRKPGLHPCPRIPTHSPPGSRPALGQEPGGGSRPAPRRAEAAWAVAAAGTTPDSRGSGDVFSGCGAGKLAAAVEAAASGCGRGARRDPPPPPPPQLPPPPVAPAPRRTRALAARAPPAPTGPTPTGFSQGPALPAVPNRLCPNCACATLRGPPPPAPLPPGASVGTPGRPARACSRGLPAFFRHHPIRSGEGREARETRRPRSPGRVLWHLRVPGVAFRAE, from the exons ATGACCCTGGAGGCGCCGTGGCTAGCGCTGAGCTTGGCACCTCCTCCCTCCGCTCCACGTTGTACACCCAGCACACCCCCCACTCCCGAAGGGTTCCAGAATTTCTAT AAGCGAACCTCCATCCGCCCCCAACTTCGTCCCgcccctccccctttccctctccGGCCTCGCCGAGGCCCAGCTGGGCAGCCAGGCCGGGCAGTGGGAAGTGAAGGGCAGGGGCGCCAACGGCAGAGGGCGACGGAGGAGGGCAGGAAGCCGGGACTGCACCCCTGCCCTCGCATCCCGACTCACTCACCGCCGGGGTCGCGGCCAGCGCTAGGACAGGAGCCGGGCGGAGGGAGCAGGCCGGCGCCGAGGAGAGCTGAGGCGGCCTGGGCGGTAGCTGCGGCCGGCACAACCCCGGACAGTCGCGGCTCTGGAGACGTCTTTTCAGGATGTGGAGCTGGAAAACTGGCGGCGGCGGTGGAGGCGGCGGCCTCTGGCTGCGGACGTGGCGCCCGACGCGACCCGCCCCCTCCGCCGCCTCCTCAGCTCCCGCCTCCTCCCGTGGCTCCGGCTCCGAGGCGCACGCGCGCTCTTGCAGCCCGGGCCCCTCCCGCGCCCACCGGGCCTACGCCCACCGGTTTCTCGCAGGGTCCGGCCCTCCCAGCAGTCCCCAACCGGCTTTGTCCCAATTGCGCATGCGCGACGCTCCGaggcccccccccccccgccccttTGCCCCCGGGCGCCTCCGTGGGAACCCCCGGCCGGCCTGCGCGCGCCTGCTCCAGGGGTCTCCCCGCCTTTTTCCGCCACCATCCAATCAGATCGGGCGAGGGGCGCGAAGCCCGGGAGACGCGTAGGCCGCGGTCCCCAGGCCGGGTGCTTTGGCATCTGCGGGTGCCCGGAGTCGCGTTCCGTGCCGAGTAA